A DNA window from Vigna angularis cultivar LongXiaoDou No.4 chromosome 1, ASM1680809v1, whole genome shotgun sequence contains the following coding sequences:
- the LOC108332530 gene encoding nicotinamidase 1, whose protein sequence is MVSSNTVELLREEIPVNQQPFTLSPNIKTGLVLVDVVNGFCTVGAGNLAPKQPDERISHMVEESVRLSKAFSERKWPIFAFLDCHQPDQPEPPYPPHCIIGSNEEKLVPDLLWLENDPNATLRQKDCIDGFLGSTEKDGSNVFIDWVKNNEIKQILVAGICTDICVLDFVSSVLSARNRGFLPPLENVIVSSQACATYDLPLHVAKTNKAFISHPQELMHHVGLYIARGRGADIASEVLFE, encoded by the exons ATGGTTTCTTCCAACACTGTGGAGCTCCTGAGAGAGGAGATCCCCGTCAACCAACAACCTTTCACGTTGTCGCCAAACATCAAAACCGGCCTCGTACTCGTCGATGTTGTCAATGGCTTCTGCACCGTTGGCGCTGGCAATTtg GCGCCGAAACAACCGGATGAGCGAATTTCTCATATGGTGGAGGAATCTGTGAGGCTTTCCAAAGCGTTCTCTGAGAGAAAGTGGCCGATTTTTGCTTTCCTTGATTGCCATCAACCCGACCAACCCGAACCCCCTTATCCACCACACTGTATTATAGGATCAAACGAAGAAAAACTCGTTCCTG ATCTCCTGTGGTTGGAAAACGACCCCAATGCAACACTCAGGCAAAAAGACTGCATTGATGGATTCCTTGGGTCAACTGAGAAAGATGGTTCAAATGTCTTCATTGATTGGGTGAAAAATAATGAGATAAAACAA ATTTTGGTTGCTGGGATATGCACTGATATATGCGTGCTGGATTTTGTTTCTTCTGTCTTGTCTGCAAGAAACCGTGGTTTCCTCCCTCCTCTGGAAAATGTGATCGTGTCTTCCCAAGCTTGTGCTACTTATGATTTGCCATTACATGTTGCCAAAACTAACAAGGCTTTCATATCTCATCCACAG GAGTTGATGCATCACGTTGGCCTGTACATAGCCCGTGGAAGGGGAGCCGATATAGCTTCAGAGGTGTTATTTGAATAA
- the LOC108324737 gene encoding protein NETWORKED 2D isoform X1 — MLQRAASSAYSWWWASHIRTKQSKWMEQNLHDMEEKVHAVLKLLEEEGDSFAKRAEMYYKRRPELISFVEESFRAYRSLADRYDHISTELQNANNTIASVCPDQVPYMDEDDDDSPRPKTPRKMGEGYKPNVPNVPKVPKPPLRDLKTVITAATKKLNTKKAATAAAAPKVPKSGLSRKAALQEMDKLQKEILSLQTVKEFVKSTYDNAIAKYWDTENQIKALQEKVSSLQDELGEGIAIDDEEARCLMAAAALKACQDTLSNLEVKQSISLNEAKVESKRVKEVRDKLSSLMNECNYDQTTSKGPRARRDVKEIVGTTGFDEEVEKLNQQKQEMQVLQEKIKEHFESGSYSTLTVQDMAEKIDSLVNKVVSLETAVSSQTALVRRLKVETDELNSVVRTLESDKESLINDKAKLNEQLSDMNEKLRGVQDLNQIVTDQNSNLRTHFTEAHCNLDQISEKVQKVKPDVVSEISLPERNSSREAESEHGLKGQDALNQDSELLNDEKSNKANKATAVVDHTATSDKKSKVAEVVKDNVIHTVNSDKELKVAEVAEDSVIHSVNSDKELKVGEVVKDSLIHTVNSDKELKDAAAEKDSVIHPVNTDEELKVTEVVKDSVILDDNPTVTSSHENDVKVTNSLEMKDEKPVEDKSQRELKEREKSSDSSHSDITKSTDALKTTSEDQVIQGHSQEQGMSKEDEPDWQELLNGMRDREKALLSEYTNALQNYDEMKMRLAEIEKKNQDALFESSLQLKELKTANALKDEEIRLLRQKLGVLQKGLEGKGDLVELTSVQPVIEKNDIEEYLKAAEPDTTTSAIEEKFRESIDDILGENINFWLNFSASFTGIPRFQTTIKDLLNEVTRIEDKWKSSEGSSSAKYSLKTDAKPIYKHLAEILNELAAWLENSALLKEELQCRFSSLCEIQEEITAALKASAEDDDFKFTSYQAAKFQGEVLNMKQENNRVADELQAGLDIVTTLQLDGEKALAKMNEKFGLSSSKKTQRTTDSNSVPLRSFIFGVKPKKQKQSIFSCMTPGMNRKYRAHKG, encoded by the exons ATGTTGCAGAGAGCTGCAAGCAGCGCGTATTCATGGTGGTGGGCTAGCCACATCAGAACAAAGCAATCAAAATGGATGGAGCAAAACCTCCACG ATATGGAGGAAAAGGTGCACGCTGTGTTGAAGCTCCTAGAGGAAGAGGGAGATTCCTTTGCGAAGAGAGCAGAAATGTATTACAAAAGGAGACCGGAACTGATAAGCTTTGTGGAAGAATCATTCAGGGCATACCGTTCTTTAGCAGATAGGTATGATCACATTTCAACAGAGTTGCAAAATGCCAACAACACCATTGCTTCTGTGTGCCCAGATCAAGTCCCATATATGGATGAGGACGATGATGATTCACCCAGACCAAAAACTCCGAGAAAAATGGGAGAAGGGTACAAACCAAATGTTCCAAATGTTCCAAAGGTTCCAAAGCCTCCACTTAGAGATTTAAAAACTGTCATAACAGCAGCCACGAAGAAACTCAATACAAAGAAGGCAGCCACCGCAGCTGCAGCTCCAAAAGTTCCAAAATCTGGATTGAGCAGAAAGGCGGCACTTCAAGAGATGGACAAGCTGCAGAAGGAGATTCTGTCGTTACAAACTGTGAAAGAGTTTGTGAAGAGTACTTATGACAATGCCATTGCCAAGTACTGGGATACTGAGAACCAGATCAAGGCATTACAAGAGAAAGTGTCCAGTTTGCAAGATGAACTTGGCGAAGGTATTGCTATTGATGACGAGGAAGCCCGGTGTTTGATGGCGGCAGCAGCACTTAAGGCATGCCAAGACACATTGTCAAACTTGGAAGTGAAACAGTCTATATCACTTAATGAGGCCAAAGTTGAGTCTAAAAGGGTAAAGGAAGTGAGGGATAAGTTAAGTTCTCTGATGAACGAATGCAATTACGATCAAACCACTTCCAAAGGGCCAAGGGCCAGAAGAGATGTCAAAGAAATAGTAGGAACAACGGGCTTTGATGAAGAGGTGGAAAAATTGAATCAGCAGAAACAGGAGATGCAGGTATTGCaggagaaaataaaagagcATTTTGAGTCTGGATCTTATTCAACTCTCACCGTGCAAGATATGGCAGAAAAGATTGATTCACTTGTTAACAAAGTTGTCAGCTTAGAAACAGCAGTTTCTTCCCAGACAGCTCTCGTAAGAAGGTTAAAAGTAGAAACAGATGAACTTAATTCCGTAGTTCGAACTCTAGAAAGTGATAAGGAAAGTTTGATCAATGATAAAGCTAAATTGAACGAGCAACTAAGTGACATGAATGAGAAGTTGCGTGGGGTACAAGATCTAAACCAAATTGTTACAGACCAGAATAGCAACCTCCGAACCCATTTCACTGAGGCACATTGCAATCTTGATCAAATCTCGGAGAAAGTCCAAAAGGTGAAACCAGATGTGGTCAGTGAAATATCGCTACCCGAAAGGAATTCATCAAGAGAAGCTGAATCTGAACATGGTCTAAAAGGACAAGATGCATTGAATCAAGATAGTGAGTTGTTGAATGATGAAAAGTCAAACAAGGCAAATAAGGCCACTGCTGTGGTAGATCATACTGCAACTTCAGATAAGAAGTCCAAGGTTGCTGAAGTGGTAAAAGACAATGTAATTCATACTGTAAATTCAGATAAGGAGCTCAAAGTTGCTGAAGTGGCAGAAGACAGTGTAATTCATTCTGTAAATTCAGACAAGGAACTCAAGGTTGGTGAAGTGGTAAAAGACAGTTTAATTCATACTGTAAATTCAGATAAGGAGCTCAAGGATGCTGCAGCGGAAAAAGACAGTGTAATTCACCCTGTAAATACAGACGAGGAGCTCAAGGTTACTGAAGTGGTAAAAGACAGTGTAATTCTAGATGACAATCCTACGGTCACAAGTTCACATGAAAATGATGTTAAGGTCACCAATTCACTagaaatgaaagatgaaaaacCAGTGGAAGACAAATCACAAAGAGAgttgaaagaaagagagaagtcCTCAGATTCTAGCCACAGTGATATTACAAAATCAACAGATGCTTTGAAAACTACTTCTGAAGATCAGGTCATCCAGGGTCATTCCCAGGAGCAAGGAATGTCAAAAGAAGATGAACCTGATTGGCAGGAATTGTTGAATGGAATGCGGGATAGGGAAAAAGCTTTGCTGTCAGAATATACTAACGCGCTCCAAAATTACGATGAGATGAAGATGAGACTGgcagaaatagagaagaaaaatcaagatgCCCTCTTTGAGTCATCTTTGCAGTTGAAAGAACTGAAGACTGCAAATGCCTTGAAAGACGAAGAAATTAGACTCCTACGTCAGAAACTAGGTGTTCTACAGAAAGGCTTGGAGGGAAAGGGGGATTTGGTAGAGTTAACTTCAGTGCAGCCTGTAATAGAGAAAAATGACATCGAGGAATATTTGAAAGCTGCAGAACCTGATACTACGACATCGGCCATTGAAGAGAAGTTCCGGGAGAGCATTGACGATATTCTAGGGGAGAACATAAATTTCTGGTTAAATTTCAGTGCTTCTTTTACCGGGATTCCGAGATTTCAGACCACTATAAAAGATTTGCTGAACGAGGTAACAAGAATTGAGGACAAATGGAAATCATCAGAAGGAAGTAGTAGTGCAAAATATTCTTTGAAAACAGATGCAAAACCGATTTATAAACACCTTGCAGAGATTCTAAATGAACTAGCAGCGTGGTTGGAAAACAGTGCTCTGTTGAAGGAGGAACTTCAATGTAGATTCTCGTCTCTGTGTGAAATCCAAGAAGAGATAACGGCGGCACTGAAAGCAAGTGCTGAAGATGACGACTTCAAGTTCACCAGCTATCAAGCAGCCAAGTTCCAAGGTGAGGTTTTGAACATGAAACAAGAGAACAACAGAGTTGCTGATGAACTTCAAGCAGGTCTAGATATAGTAACAACTCTCCAACTTGATGGTGAGAAGGCTCTTGCAAAGATGAATGAGAAATTTGGACTCTCTAGTTCTAAGAAAACCCAGAGAACTACAGATTCAAACTCAGTTCCTCTGAGGTCATTTATCTTTGGTGTCAAaccaaagaaacaaaaacaatcaatcttctCCTGCATGACCCCTGGAATGAATAGGAAATACCGTGCTCATAAAGGATAA
- the LOC108324737 gene encoding protein NETWORKED 2D isoform X2, with product MEEKVHAVLKLLEEEGDSFAKRAEMYYKRRPELISFVEESFRAYRSLADRYDHISTELQNANNTIASVCPDQVPYMDEDDDDSPRPKTPRKMGEGYKPNVPNVPKVPKPPLRDLKTVITAATKKLNTKKAATAAAAPKVPKSGLSRKAALQEMDKLQKEILSLQTVKEFVKSTYDNAIAKYWDTENQIKALQEKVSSLQDELGEGIAIDDEEARCLMAAAALKACQDTLSNLEVKQSISLNEAKVESKRVKEVRDKLSSLMNECNYDQTTSKGPRARRDVKEIVGTTGFDEEVEKLNQQKQEMQVLQEKIKEHFESGSYSTLTVQDMAEKIDSLVNKVVSLETAVSSQTALVRRLKVETDELNSVVRTLESDKESLINDKAKLNEQLSDMNEKLRGVQDLNQIVTDQNSNLRTHFTEAHCNLDQISEKVQKVKPDVVSEISLPERNSSREAESEHGLKGQDALNQDSELLNDEKSNKANKATAVVDHTATSDKKSKVAEVVKDNVIHTVNSDKELKVAEVAEDSVIHSVNSDKELKVGEVVKDSLIHTVNSDKELKDAAAEKDSVIHPVNTDEELKVTEVVKDSVILDDNPTVTSSHENDVKVTNSLEMKDEKPVEDKSQRELKEREKSSDSSHSDITKSTDALKTTSEDQVIQGHSQEQGMSKEDEPDWQELLNGMRDREKALLSEYTNALQNYDEMKMRLAEIEKKNQDALFESSLQLKELKTANALKDEEIRLLRQKLGVLQKGLEGKGDLVELTSVQPVIEKNDIEEYLKAAEPDTTTSAIEEKFRESIDDILGENINFWLNFSASFTGIPRFQTTIKDLLNEVTRIEDKWKSSEGSSSAKYSLKTDAKPIYKHLAEILNELAAWLENSALLKEELQCRFSSLCEIQEEITAALKASAEDDDFKFTSYQAAKFQGEVLNMKQENNRVADELQAGLDIVTTLQLDGEKALAKMNEKFGLSSSKKTQRTTDSNSVPLRSFIFGVKPKKQKQSIFSCMTPGMNRKYRAHKG from the coding sequence ATGGAGGAAAAGGTGCACGCTGTGTTGAAGCTCCTAGAGGAAGAGGGAGATTCCTTTGCGAAGAGAGCAGAAATGTATTACAAAAGGAGACCGGAACTGATAAGCTTTGTGGAAGAATCATTCAGGGCATACCGTTCTTTAGCAGATAGGTATGATCACATTTCAACAGAGTTGCAAAATGCCAACAACACCATTGCTTCTGTGTGCCCAGATCAAGTCCCATATATGGATGAGGACGATGATGATTCACCCAGACCAAAAACTCCGAGAAAAATGGGAGAAGGGTACAAACCAAATGTTCCAAATGTTCCAAAGGTTCCAAAGCCTCCACTTAGAGATTTAAAAACTGTCATAACAGCAGCCACGAAGAAACTCAATACAAAGAAGGCAGCCACCGCAGCTGCAGCTCCAAAAGTTCCAAAATCTGGATTGAGCAGAAAGGCGGCACTTCAAGAGATGGACAAGCTGCAGAAGGAGATTCTGTCGTTACAAACTGTGAAAGAGTTTGTGAAGAGTACTTATGACAATGCCATTGCCAAGTACTGGGATACTGAGAACCAGATCAAGGCATTACAAGAGAAAGTGTCCAGTTTGCAAGATGAACTTGGCGAAGGTATTGCTATTGATGACGAGGAAGCCCGGTGTTTGATGGCGGCAGCAGCACTTAAGGCATGCCAAGACACATTGTCAAACTTGGAAGTGAAACAGTCTATATCACTTAATGAGGCCAAAGTTGAGTCTAAAAGGGTAAAGGAAGTGAGGGATAAGTTAAGTTCTCTGATGAACGAATGCAATTACGATCAAACCACTTCCAAAGGGCCAAGGGCCAGAAGAGATGTCAAAGAAATAGTAGGAACAACGGGCTTTGATGAAGAGGTGGAAAAATTGAATCAGCAGAAACAGGAGATGCAGGTATTGCaggagaaaataaaagagcATTTTGAGTCTGGATCTTATTCAACTCTCACCGTGCAAGATATGGCAGAAAAGATTGATTCACTTGTTAACAAAGTTGTCAGCTTAGAAACAGCAGTTTCTTCCCAGACAGCTCTCGTAAGAAGGTTAAAAGTAGAAACAGATGAACTTAATTCCGTAGTTCGAACTCTAGAAAGTGATAAGGAAAGTTTGATCAATGATAAAGCTAAATTGAACGAGCAACTAAGTGACATGAATGAGAAGTTGCGTGGGGTACAAGATCTAAACCAAATTGTTACAGACCAGAATAGCAACCTCCGAACCCATTTCACTGAGGCACATTGCAATCTTGATCAAATCTCGGAGAAAGTCCAAAAGGTGAAACCAGATGTGGTCAGTGAAATATCGCTACCCGAAAGGAATTCATCAAGAGAAGCTGAATCTGAACATGGTCTAAAAGGACAAGATGCATTGAATCAAGATAGTGAGTTGTTGAATGATGAAAAGTCAAACAAGGCAAATAAGGCCACTGCTGTGGTAGATCATACTGCAACTTCAGATAAGAAGTCCAAGGTTGCTGAAGTGGTAAAAGACAATGTAATTCATACTGTAAATTCAGATAAGGAGCTCAAAGTTGCTGAAGTGGCAGAAGACAGTGTAATTCATTCTGTAAATTCAGACAAGGAACTCAAGGTTGGTGAAGTGGTAAAAGACAGTTTAATTCATACTGTAAATTCAGATAAGGAGCTCAAGGATGCTGCAGCGGAAAAAGACAGTGTAATTCACCCTGTAAATACAGACGAGGAGCTCAAGGTTACTGAAGTGGTAAAAGACAGTGTAATTCTAGATGACAATCCTACGGTCACAAGTTCACATGAAAATGATGTTAAGGTCACCAATTCACTagaaatgaaagatgaaaaacCAGTGGAAGACAAATCACAAAGAGAgttgaaagaaagagagaagtcCTCAGATTCTAGCCACAGTGATATTACAAAATCAACAGATGCTTTGAAAACTACTTCTGAAGATCAGGTCATCCAGGGTCATTCCCAGGAGCAAGGAATGTCAAAAGAAGATGAACCTGATTGGCAGGAATTGTTGAATGGAATGCGGGATAGGGAAAAAGCTTTGCTGTCAGAATATACTAACGCGCTCCAAAATTACGATGAGATGAAGATGAGACTGgcagaaatagagaagaaaaatcaagatgCCCTCTTTGAGTCATCTTTGCAGTTGAAAGAACTGAAGACTGCAAATGCCTTGAAAGACGAAGAAATTAGACTCCTACGTCAGAAACTAGGTGTTCTACAGAAAGGCTTGGAGGGAAAGGGGGATTTGGTAGAGTTAACTTCAGTGCAGCCTGTAATAGAGAAAAATGACATCGAGGAATATTTGAAAGCTGCAGAACCTGATACTACGACATCGGCCATTGAAGAGAAGTTCCGGGAGAGCATTGACGATATTCTAGGGGAGAACATAAATTTCTGGTTAAATTTCAGTGCTTCTTTTACCGGGATTCCGAGATTTCAGACCACTATAAAAGATTTGCTGAACGAGGTAACAAGAATTGAGGACAAATGGAAATCATCAGAAGGAAGTAGTAGTGCAAAATATTCTTTGAAAACAGATGCAAAACCGATTTATAAACACCTTGCAGAGATTCTAAATGAACTAGCAGCGTGGTTGGAAAACAGTGCTCTGTTGAAGGAGGAACTTCAATGTAGATTCTCGTCTCTGTGTGAAATCCAAGAAGAGATAACGGCGGCACTGAAAGCAAGTGCTGAAGATGACGACTTCAAGTTCACCAGCTATCAAGCAGCCAAGTTCCAAGGTGAGGTTTTGAACATGAAACAAGAGAACAACAGAGTTGCTGATGAACTTCAAGCAGGTCTAGATATAGTAACAACTCTCCAACTTGATGGTGAGAAGGCTCTTGCAAAGATGAATGAGAAATTTGGACTCTCTAGTTCTAAGAAAACCCAGAGAACTACAGATTCAAACTCAGTTCCTCTGAGGTCATTTATCTTTGGTGTCAAaccaaagaaacaaaaacaatcaatcttctCCTGCATGACCCCTGGAATGAATAGGAAATACCGTGCTCATAAAGGATAA
- the LOC108335805 gene encoding pre-rRNA-processing protein TSR2 — protein MEGARRLQGQSIGVFNEGIGLLLFRWSALRAAVENEWGGRESRVKADQLVADVLSWFTESKEPLYIDDLEDILDQGMLSLNVEVEDGSVEEVAEKLMVMHEEFLDGNFSSFENLRKANVEHRPHTTQIVNDGEDDSEEDGDDETMIVDGNSSSNTEILRYSNNNSVNEPRTNVSGEVDDGWVVVSNRRSKGRKN, from the exons ATGGAGGGTGCTCGACGGCTACAGGGGCAGTCTATAGGAGTTTTCAATGAAGGAATTGGATTACTCCTTTTTCGTTGGTCGGCTCTTCGAGCTGCTGTCGAGAACGAATGGGGTGGCCGTGAGTCCCGCGTCAAAGCTGATCAACTTGTCGCCGATGTTCTCTCGTGGTTCACTGAATCCAAAG AGCCACTTTACATTGATGACTTAGAAGACATACTGGATCAAGGTATGCTTTCTCTCAATGTGGAGGTCGAAGATGGCAGCGTTGAAGag GTGGCTGAAAAATTAATGGTTATGCATGAAGAATTCTTGGATGGAAATTTTAGTTCTTTCGAAAATCTCAGGAAAGCCAATGTCGAGCATCGTCCTCACACAACACAG attgTAAATGATGGTGAAGATGATAGTGaggaagatggtgatgatgaaacCATGATTGTGGATGGTAACTCTTCAAGCAATACAGAGATTCTCAGATATTCAAACAATAATTCAGTTAATGAGCCCCGGACGAATGTTTCAGGCGAAGTAGATGATGGATGGGTTGTAGTTTCAAACAGAAGAAGTAAGGGTagaaaaaattag
- the LOC108319245 gene encoding uncharacterized protein At4g38062, which translates to MGKVYEELDDAKAEIEELKAELRAKTDLLENLKKSHNAQIKQMQEAKFKAEKLDQKLLQQEDEISEAKLECEDLKGNLNRKETIIKHLSATNDKLRADCDDKLKTLDEEKRGLLLALEEENEKTQNQEQQIYMCKQDIERLKGCLLVSKDKSLESEKKNRVSKELRERDDMLQKLEEESRKVEDQLKWKKEQFKHLEEAHDRLRQQFKSCKKEWEMEQSTLIDEISSLQTRLDSQTRISEDLQHQIHSCHQALAHVESQKKRLEVEVSNLKVELDDASNKYLGSRLQLDCLNTDRDEDIADLRYLLKTKEAYNKESKYRIDKLEQENQELRMSLKELQEAQIQEAGASYSHSKLRSRLRSLEQTHRECSSSLKAKEAEWNSKLKQLTADLNTCQSELETKIEAVEGLQMELERSQSLSIEMKLLNEEMSVTLLVLKQGISEAHLKHVSDKDEMDLINKAREEEIFQLMKQLEMKDAALMSAQKSLNEEREIAACFREGECNAFNNELLQNELEESTMSQLILKEKVLHMECNFKEQLKEIHDALDSVILELDETICERNEVEFELQIWKSIVERLKNELEENHVVRRELEASLLVQVDFGESLKQEKDSLVYMLEEKERSLNYQHQQVELLEHELRARGESGESIESDNVRYLQMIAEKDKILEELQKEFEKTLIEKGTIERTFEDEKNNLVQLMKGKDKRMDELMQQVTSLEQQFTDSLTTFSLQLSEKQAEINLVREACDKITASQILAALEIEEKKLMVVQLEDDIRAIQQKLKLQEENWTRSEQLALVTEVELRAKQAKVMELNDAWLQKKLKIENGKLLENATRLSSERESLLGFIQGFSDKISAFSAEDTLLMDRLRSMVQSFENGFPVIDLKTDGGFHVKENMFIQSPTRMKKLEANSDTRSPFKELNLLEE; encoded by the coding sequence ATGGGCAAGGTTTACGAAGAGCTCGATGACGCAAAAGCAGAAATAGAGGAACTGAAGGCAGAACTTAGAGCTAAGACAGATTTACTTGAGAACTTGAAGAAATCCCATAATGCACAGATCAAACAGATGCAGGAAGCAAAGTTCAAAGCTGAGAAGCTGGACCAAAAACTGCTTCAACAGGAAGATGAAATCTCTGAGGCAAAGCTAGAATGTGAAGATCTCAAAGGGAATTTGAATAGAAAGGAGACAATAATCAAACATCTCAGTGCTACAAATGATAAACTTCGAGCGGATTGTGATGACAAGTTGAAAACGttggatgaagaaaaaagaGGGTTGCTGTTGGCCTTAGAGGAGGAAAATGAGAAGACACAGAACCAGGAACAACAGATTTATATGTGCAAACAAGATATTGAAAGACTGAAAGGTTGTCTTTTGGTTTCAAAGGACAAGTCTTTGGAATCAGAGAAAAAAAACAGAGTATCCaaagaactaagagaaagagATGACATGCTCCAGAAATTAGAGGAGGAAAGCAGGAAGGTGGAAGATCAAttaaaatggaagaaagaaCAGTTTAAGCATCTAGAAGAAGCACATGATAGACTTCGACAGCAGTTTAAGTCTTGCAAGAAGGAGTGGGAGATGGAACAATCTACATTGATAGATGAGATTTCTTCACTTCAGACAAGGTTAGACTCTCAGACCAGAATATCAGAGGATTTACAACACCAGATACACTCTTGCCACCAAGCTCTTGCTCATGTAGAAAGTCAGAAAAAGCGGCTGGAAGTCGAAGTTTCTAATCTTAAGGTGGAGCTTGACGATGCTAGTAATAAGTACCTGGGTTCTAGGTTACAGCTAGATTGCTTAAACACTGACCGTGACGAAGATATTGCAGATTTGAGATATTTGCTAAAAACAAAAGAGGCGTATAATAAAGAGTCAAAATACAGAATTGATAAGCTAGAGCAAGAAAATCAAGAGCTGCGAATGTCTCTGAAAGAACTCCAGGAAGCTCAAATTCAAGAGGCAGGAGCTTCATATTCGCATTCAAAGTTGCGGTCCAGGCTCAGAAGTTTGGAACAAACTCATAGAGAGTGTTCCTCTTCTTTAAAGGCTAAAGAAGCTGAGTGGAACTCAAAGCTAAAACAGTTGACAGCAGACCTAAATACATGTCAATCTGAGTTGGAAACTAAAATTGAAGCAGTTGAAGGCCTCCAGATGGAACTAGAAAGGTCTCAGTCTTTATCCATTGAGATGAAGTTATTGAATGAGGAGATGTCTGTGACGCTGTTAGTGTTGAAACAGGGAATTTCTGAGGCTCATTTGAAGCATGTTAGTGATAAGGATGAGATGGACCTCATCAACAAAGCGAGAGAAGAGGAGATTTTTCAACTGATGAAACAGTTGGAGATGAAAGACGCTGCTTTGATGAGTGCCCAGAAAAGCCTAAATGAAGAACGTGAGATAGCAGCATGTTTTAGAGAGGGTGAGTGTAATGCATTCAACAATGAACTACTGCAAAATGAGCTGGAGGAATCAACTATGAGTCAGCTGATTCTCAAAGAGAAGGTTTTGCATATGGAATGTAACTTTAAAGAACAGCTTAAAGAAATTCATGATGCTTTAGACAGTGTAATCCTTGAATTGGATGAGACAATATGTGAAAGAAATGAAGTGGAATTTGAATTGCAAATATGGAAGTCAATTGTTGAGCGCTTGAAGAATGAACTAGAAGAAAATCATGTGGTGCGTAGAGAACTGGAAGCATCACTTCTTGTACAAGTAGACTTTGGCGAAAGCCTCAAGCAAGAGAAAGACAGCTTGGTTTATATGTtagaagagaaagagaggagCCTAAATTATCAGCACCAACAAGTTGAGCTATTGGAACATGAACTAAGAGCGAGGGGAGAATCAGGAGAGTCCATTGAATCTGATAATGTCAGATATCTCCAGATGATAGCGGAAAAGGACAAGATTCTAGAAGAGCTCcagaaagaatttgaaaaaactTTGATTGAGAAAGGCACAATAGAAAGAACCTTTGAGGATGAGAAAAATAATCTTGTCCAGCTTATGAAAGGAAAAGACAAGAGAATGGATGAACTTATGCAGCAAGTGACTTCACTGGAGCAGCAGTTCACTGACTCGTTGACCACCTTTTCTTTACAGCTTTCTGAGAAACAGGCTGAAATTAATCTTGTCCGGGAAGCTTGTGACAAGATTACAGCGTCTCAGATTCTAGCTGCTcttgaaattgaagagaagaagttGATGGTAGTGCAACTTGAGGATGACATTCGTGCTATACAGCAGAAACTGAAATTGCAGGAGGAAAACTGGACCCGATCAGAGCAACTTGCATTGGTTACTGAAGTAGAATTGCGTGCAAAACAAGCCAAAGTAATGGAGTTGAATGATGCTTGGCTTCAGAAGAAACTCAAGATAGAGAATGGAAAGTTGCTTGAAAATGCTACGAGACTATCATCAGAAAGGGAAAGCTTGTTAGGTTTCATTCAGGGATTCAGTGACAAAATCAGTGCGTTCTCTGCTGAAGACACTCTATTAATGGACAGGTTGAGAAGCATGGTGCAGTCTTTTGAGAATGGTTTCCCAGTAATAGATTTGAAAACAGATGGTGGTTTCCATGTAAAGGAGAATATGTTTATTCAGTCTCCCACGAGGATGAAGAAACTTGAAGCCAACTCTGATACTAGATCACCATTCAAGGAGCTAAATTTGTTAGAAGAGTAG